One stretch of Macaca nemestrina isolate mMacNem1 chromosome 17, mMacNem.hap1, whole genome shotgun sequence DNA includes these proteins:
- the LOC105469243 gene encoding suppressor of cytokine signaling 3, protein MVTHSKFPAAGMSRPLDTSLRLKTFSSKSEYQLVVNAVRKLQESGFYWSAVTGGEANLLLSAEPAGTFLIRDSSDQRHFFTLSVKTQSGTKNLRIQCEGGSFSLQSDPRSTQPVPRFDCVLKLVHHYMPPPGAPSFPSPPTEPSSEVPEQPSAQPLPGSPPRRAYYIYSGGEKIPLVLSRPLSSNVATLQHLCRKTVNGHLDSYEKVTQLPGPIREFLDQYDAPL, encoded by the coding sequence ATGGTCACCCACAGCAAGTTTCCCGCCGCCGGGATGAGCCGCCCCCTGGACACCAGCCTGCGCCTCAAGACCTTCAGCTCCAAGAGCGAGTACCAGCTGGTGGTGAACGCAGTGCGCAAGCTGCAGGAGAGCGGCTTCTACTGGAGCGCAGTGACCGGCGGCGAGGCGAACCTGCTGCTCAGCGCCGAGCCCGCTGGCACCTTTCTGATTCGCGACAGCTCGGACCAGCGCCACTTTTTCACGCTCAGCGTCAAGACCCAGTCTGGGACCAAGAACCTGCGCATCCAGTGTGAGGGGGGCAGCTTCTCTCTGCAGAGCGATCCCCGGAGCACGCAGCCTGTGCCCCGCTTCGACTGCGTGCTGAAGCTGGTGCACCACTACATGCCGCCCCCTGGAGCCCCCTCTTTCCCCTCGCCACCTACTGAACCCTCCTCCGAGGTGCCCGAGCAGCCGTCTGCCCAGCCACTCCCTGGAAGTCCCCCCAGAAGAGCCTATTACATCTACTCCGGGGGCGAGAAGATCCCCCTGGTGTTGAGCCGGCCCCTCTCCTCCAACGTGGCCACTCTTCAGCATCTCTGTCGGAAGACCGTCAACGGCCACCTGGACTCCTATGAGAAAGTCACCCAGCTGCCGGGGCCCATTCGGGAGTTCCTGGACCAGTACGATGCCCCGCTTTAA